The following are from one region of the Vibrio hyugaensis genome:
- the zrgA gene encoding zinc uptake protein ZrgA gives MPSKHALALVIGLSLSATANAEEYRQHEAHVHGHVEFNIAQDGKDLLIEITSPGADVVGFEHAPENAEQEQALKRAVAALKDTNKLFAINQQAKCVIEEVQVAHTLGQDSHEGHDHGNHEGHDHDKHDHDSHEGHDHDKHEHGDHEGHDHDKHDHDGHEGHDHDEHAHDDHHDHEGHDHEGHDHEHGGHGEFTVEYRFHCDSVADLNSIDTTWFKQFPATESISVNLFTDTTQSATSLSKNNTKIAIK, from the coding sequence ATGCCATCTAAACACGCTTTAGCTCTTGTTATCGGACTTTCTCTATCAGCTACTGCTAACGCAGAAGAATATCGTCAACATGAAGCGCACGTTCATGGTCATGTCGAATTCAACATTGCTCAAGACGGAAAAGACTTACTAATTGAAATCACTTCTCCAGGTGCTGACGTGGTTGGTTTTGAGCACGCACCTGAAAATGCAGAGCAAGAGCAAGCCTTAAAACGAGCGGTTGCCGCACTAAAAGACACAAACAAACTGTTTGCAATTAACCAACAAGCGAAGTGTGTGATTGAAGAAGTTCAAGTCGCGCATACGCTTGGCCAAGATTCTCATGAAGGCCACGATCATGGTAACCACGAAGGACATGATCATGATAAGCACGACCACGATAGCCATGAGGGTCACGACCATGACAAACATGAGCATGGCGACCACGAGGGTCACGACCACGATAAACACGATCATGATGGCCATGAAGGTCACGACCATGACGAACATGCTCATGATGACCACCACGATCACGAAGGTCATGACCACGAAGGACACGATCACGAGCACGGCGGTCACGGTGAGTTCACCGTTGAGTACCGTTTCCACTGTGATTCAGTCGCCGATCTAAATAGCATTGATACGACTTGGTTCAAGCAATTCCCAGCAACAGAATCCATCAGCGTCAACTTATTTACTGACACAACTCAGTCTGCGACAAGCCTAAGCAAAAACAACACTAAGATCGCAATTAAATAA
- a CDS encoding ABC transporter ATP-binding protein: MTETTSNVVELNNAQFVWPGSENATINIPKLHIAQGEHVFIKGPSGCGKSTLLALLTGINTLTSGSLSVLETDIASLRASQRDKFRADHIGYIFQQFNLLPYLNVIENVLIPCQFSSIRRNRVAPNASTSSLEEQAKTLLERLHLPKMLHDKPVSELSIGQQQRVAAARALIGQPELVIADEPTSALDHDNRKAFIELLMEQANLANATLVFVSHDPTLESLFHRTLNLPEINQAKTLGATS, encoded by the coding sequence ATGACTGAAACCACGTCAAACGTTGTTGAGCTGAATAATGCCCAGTTTGTCTGGCCCGGCTCAGAAAACGCGACCATCAATATTCCGAAATTGCATATCGCTCAAGGCGAGCATGTATTTATCAAAGGACCTAGTGGCTGTGGTAAATCCACACTACTCGCGCTGCTAACAGGGATTAACACCTTAACCTCAGGTTCCTTGTCCGTTTTAGAGACTGATATTGCAAGCCTACGAGCAAGTCAAAGAGACAAATTTCGTGCCGATCACATTGGCTATATCTTCCAACAATTCAATTTGTTGCCTTATCTGAATGTGATTGAAAACGTCCTGATTCCCTGCCAATTTAGCTCAATTCGCCGAAATCGAGTGGCACCAAACGCTTCAACGTCATCACTTGAAGAGCAAGCTAAAACGCTTCTGGAGCGTCTACATCTACCCAAGATGTTGCATGACAAACCCGTGTCAGAATTAAGTATTGGCCAGCAGCAACGCGTTGCCGCGGCACGCGCCTTGATCGGCCAGCCTGAATTAGTCATTGCCGACGAACCAACATCCGCACTCGATCATGACAACCGTAAAGCGTTTATAGAGTTGTTGATGGAGCAAGCGAACCTTGCGAACGCAACACTGGTCTTCGTCAGTCATGATCCGACGTTAGAATCGCTATTTCATAGAACATTGAATTTGCCGGAAATCAATCAAGCCAAAACCTTGGGAGCGACATCATGA
- a CDS encoding ABC transporter permease, whose amino-acid sequence MSAVVKLAWKSLMNRKATAILTIMTVAISVVLLLGVERIRTQAKDSFANTISGTDLIVGGRSGQVNLLLYSVFRIGNATNNIDWKSYEEFANHSAVDWAIPISLGDSHKGFRVMGTNQSYFEHYKYGNKQPLKLSEGREFNGLFETVLGSDVAKQLGYKIGSEIIIAHGISDVGFSRHDNLPFKVVGILAPTGTPVDKTVHVSLEAIEAIHVGWESGARLGPTPSANELKSRDFQPKQITAMLVGLKSRIQTFALQRQINTYPKEPLSAIMPGVALHELWGMMSVAEQALMAVSGFVVVAGLLGMLSSLLTSLQERRREMAILRAMGARPKHVFSLLISEASLLTFAGIVTGLVGLYSMLALLQPIIQQSYGIHLTLTALSPYEWMLLGFVQCAGIVIGFIPAFRAYRQSLSDGMTIRI is encoded by the coding sequence ATGAGTGCCGTAGTAAAGCTCGCTTGGAAAAGCCTGATGAACCGTAAAGCGACCGCCATTCTCACCATCATGACAGTCGCGATTTCTGTTGTCCTTTTATTGGGTGTTGAACGCATTCGTACCCAAGCTAAGGACAGCTTCGCTAACACCATTTCTGGTACCGATTTAATCGTCGGTGGCCGTTCTGGACAAGTCAACTTGCTGCTGTACTCAGTATTCAGAATCGGCAATGCCACCAACAACATAGATTGGAAAAGCTACGAAGAGTTTGCTAACCACAGTGCCGTTGATTGGGCAATTCCAATCTCACTCGGAGATTCCCACAAAGGGTTCCGCGTAATGGGCACCAACCAGAGCTATTTCGAACACTATAAATACGGAAATAAACAGCCTTTAAAATTGTCCGAAGGCAGGGAGTTCAATGGCTTGTTTGAAACGGTACTCGGCTCTGATGTCGCAAAACAGCTTGGATATAAAATCGGTAGCGAAATCATCATTGCACACGGCATCAGTGACGTTGGTTTTAGTCGGCATGACAACTTACCATTTAAGGTGGTCGGCATTCTTGCTCCTACTGGCACTCCTGTCGATAAAACCGTGCACGTTTCTTTAGAGGCGATCGAAGCGATTCACGTAGGTTGGGAAAGCGGTGCCCGTTTAGGTCCGACCCCAAGTGCAAATGAGCTAAAATCACGCGACTTCCAGCCTAAACAAATCACGGCCATGTTGGTTGGGTTAAAATCACGAATTCAAACCTTTGCCCTACAGAGACAGATCAACACCTATCCGAAAGAACCTCTCAGTGCCATCATGCCAGGCGTCGCTTTGCATGAATTATGGGGCATGATGTCCGTTGCCGAGCAAGCACTCATGGCTGTATCAGGCTTTGTGGTTGTGGCAGGGTTATTAGGCATGCTAAGCAGCCTATTGACCAGTCTGCAAGAGCGTCGTCGTGAAATGGCGATCCTGCGAGCCATGGGGGCAAGACCAAAACACGTCTTCTCCTTACTGATAAGTGAAGCCAGCTTATTGACCTTCGCAGGTATTGTGACGGGATTAGTGGGCCTTTATTCCATGCTTGCCCTCTTGCAACCAATAATCCAACAAAGTTATGGTATACACCTAACATTAACGGCACTGTCGCCGTATGAATGGATGTTGCTTGGCTTTGTACAATGTGCAGGCATTGTGATTGGCTTCATCCCGGCATTTCGCGCTTACCGACAATCGCTCAGTGATGGAATGACAATAAGGATTTAG
- a CDS encoding DUF3299 domain-containing protein, with the protein MWKKILASCLLMISFTAPVMASDEPLKLDWIDLVPEAERKMFDSMGMPATDHSGGAAMQSKVGNVRPELNGSTVKIPGFVIPLEGDANTVTEFLLVPYFGACIHVPPPPPNQIIYVKFPKGAPVQELWDVIYVVGKLKTETINHELAETAYEIEGTSIEAYDDM; encoded by the coding sequence ATGTGGAAAAAAATACTCGCTAGCTGTTTGCTGATGATTTCGTTTACCGCGCCTGTGATGGCCAGTGACGAACCATTAAAGCTTGATTGGATAGATCTCGTCCCAGAAGCCGAACGCAAGATGTTCGATAGTATGGGGATGCCTGCCACAGACCACAGCGGTGGCGCAGCAATGCAATCTAAGGTAGGTAACGTGCGTCCAGAATTGAACGGAAGCACAGTCAAGATTCCTGGCTTTGTCATCCCATTAGAAGGCGATGCCAATACCGTCACGGAGTTTTTGTTAGTGCCTTATTTTGGTGCTTGTATTCACGTGCCGCCACCGCCACCAAACCAAATCATCTATGTGAAGTTTCCTAAGGGAGCGCCAGTACAAGAGTTATGGGATGTGATTTATGTGGTGGGCAAATTGAAGACTGAGACCATCAACCACGAGCTCGCAGAAACCGCGTACGAGATCGAAGGCACGAGTATTGAAGCCTACGACGATATGTAG
- a CDS encoding TIGR03899 family protein, with protein MAEPTKQPVVIEHESNTQKQTHHEKKSGYIKDSASRVQSIAQIYGLDALLQNEPPAKPALERAHLREQRRQEQRQKNLEQILKLAHSSCRDETAGEPDQDWLYRFFDMAQDIHNSSMQKLWAQVMKREVTNPGSTSMKALKVLKDMSPREAQTLQRAATLACSFGGDTSRKLLIGYKAHGGMFSFGKRDTTSNLNMGSFQLPYSSLLVLIELGLLHSTELESGEIDIETPLMLNYQGKNLSLQVNTKGVRLLYYRFTPTGNELCKLLGNKPNNQYYDQMLSLLNQKFSVHSDTKSHVNYTV; from the coding sequence ATGGCAGAACCGACAAAGCAACCCGTTGTCATCGAACACGAATCGAATACACAAAAACAAACACATCACGAGAAAAAGTCTGGCTATATCAAAGACAGCGCAAGTCGTGTTCAAAGCATTGCTCAGATCTATGGGCTCGATGCTTTGCTGCAAAACGAGCCTCCAGCAAAACCTGCATTGGAACGGGCACATTTACGCGAACAACGTCGCCAAGAGCAAAGACAAAAAAACCTCGAACAAATCCTTAAACTCGCGCACAGCTCATGCCGTGATGAAACCGCCGGAGAGCCTGATCAAGATTGGTTGTATCGATTTTTCGATATGGCGCAAGACATCCACAACAGCTCAATGCAAAAACTTTGGGCGCAAGTCATGAAGCGAGAAGTTACCAACCCTGGTTCGACTTCCATGAAAGCGTTAAAAGTGCTGAAAGACATGTCACCACGAGAGGCCCAAACCCTACAAAGAGCCGCGACGTTAGCATGCAGCTTTGGTGGAGATACCAGTAGAAAGTTACTGATTGGCTACAAAGCACATGGCGGAATGTTCAGCTTTGGTAAACGTGACACCACCAGCAATCTCAATATGGGGAGCTTCCAACTTCCCTATTCCAGCTTATTGGTGTTGATTGAATTGGGCTTACTTCACAGTACAGAATTAGAGTCTGGAGAGATTGACATTGAGACACCATTGATGCTCAACTATCAAGGCAAGAATTTATCACTGCAAGTGAATACCAAAGGTGTACGACTTTTGTATTACCGTTTTACACCGACGGGCAATGAGTTGTGTAAATTACTCGGAAACAAACCAAACAATCAATATTACGACCAAATGTTATCGCTTTTAAATCAGAAATTTAGCGTACATAGCGACACCAAAAGTCATGTTAATTACACCGTCTAA
- the cysC gene encoding adenylyl-sulfate kinase, with the protein MTAETPVKDENIVWHQHSVDKQFRAGLKKQKPAVLWFTGLSGAGKSTVAGALENRLAELGYHTYLLDGDNVRHGLCSDLGFSEQDRRENIRRIGELAKLMADAGLIVLSAFISPHRAERQLVRDLVPEGEFIEVFVNASLDVCESRDPKGLYKKARAGEIPNFTGIDSEYQAPANPEIDLPAGEKSVEELVELCLIDLKQRGVIR; encoded by the coding sequence ATGACTGCCGAAACTCCGGTAAAAGATGAAAACATCGTTTGGCATCAGCACTCGGTTGATAAACAGTTTCGTGCTGGATTAAAAAAACAGAAGCCTGCGGTACTTTGGTTTACTGGATTATCTGGTGCTGGTAAATCGACGGTGGCAGGCGCATTGGAAAATCGCTTAGCTGAGCTTGGGTACCACACTTATCTGTTGGATGGCGATAACGTTCGTCATGGACTATGCAGTGACTTAGGTTTTTCTGAGCAAGATCGCAGAGAGAACATCCGTCGCATTGGTGAGCTTGCCAAGCTGATGGCTGATGCGGGATTGATCGTCCTGTCTGCTTTTATTTCGCCGCATCGTGCTGAGCGCCAATTAGTGCGTGATTTAGTTCCTGAGGGCGAGTTTATTGAGGTGTTTGTCAACGCTTCTCTTGATGTGTGTGAAAGTCGCGATCCTAAAGGTTTATACAAAAAAGCGCGTGCAGGTGAAATTCCTAACTTCACGGGAATTGATTCGGAATATCAAGCGCCAGCAAACCCAGAAATTGATTTGCCAGCGGGTGAGAAGAGCGTCGAAGAGCTTGTCGAGTTGTGCTTAATTGACCTCAAACAGCGCGGAGTGATCCGATAA
- a CDS encoding SLC13 family permease has protein sequence MWEQGFVLAILLGIITCLLVTKLKPSYVFAGAAFIAFMAGMLELNTIAANFTNSSLLTLVLLILASSALEKTLLISWVSRSISEGNLGSVIAKLGFSTALLSSFTNNTAVVVSLIGAIKRNQQHAPSKLLIPLSYAAIFGGTLTLIGTSTNLIINSFVEDAGLPSLNFFTPTMIGLAVLVGGVLILIPLSYLLPNYDDQSQEDLPYFLESRVEPGSPLVGRTITENNLRALRKLFLAEVVRDGVTVPSVGPDFVLNAKDRLLFCGDVESVATLQEIPGLTLFGHQHLNGQNFIEVVVSSSATFCHKTLKESRFRDRFDAVVVAIRRGHERLEGGLGNITLAAGDTLVLVPGKRFETERRAHRKEFVLVNDLDSSARLDANKSALVLIGFSAVIAFALLELVPIIKGLAVYLIALLAFGVIQLSELRRRFPIDIVVIVGSALSIAQLMISSGLSVRMGDMFIEAFNGWGVFGALVATYIMTLVLTELVTNNAAAALSFPIGYSMAVGYGVDPMPFIMAVLFGASASFISPYGYQTNLLVYSVGNYKLTDYVRIGVPISIVYSVLVLTLIPVFFPF, from the coding sequence ATGTGGGAACAAGGATTTGTATTAGCGATATTGCTTGGCATTATCACTTGTTTACTTGTAACCAAACTGAAGCCAAGTTATGTGTTTGCTGGCGCTGCCTTTATTGCGTTTATGGCGGGCATGTTGGAGCTCAATACCATTGCGGCTAATTTTACTAACTCTTCTCTTCTGACGCTGGTCTTGTTGATTCTCGCATCGAGCGCATTAGAAAAAACCTTATTGATCAGTTGGGTAAGTCGCAGTATTTCAGAGGGCAATCTTGGTAGCGTGATTGCCAAATTAGGCTTTTCTACCGCGCTGCTTTCTTCTTTTACTAATAATACCGCGGTTGTGGTGTCGTTAATTGGTGCGATCAAACGTAATCAGCAGCACGCACCCTCTAAGCTATTGATCCCGCTTTCTTATGCCGCGATTTTTGGTGGCACACTGACGCTTATTGGAACCTCTACCAACTTAATCATCAACAGCTTTGTTGAGGATGCGGGCTTACCAAGTCTCAACTTTTTTACACCGACCATGATTGGTTTAGCCGTGCTGGTTGGGGGCGTGCTTATTTTGATCCCGTTGAGTTATTTGTTGCCTAATTATGATGATCAAAGCCAAGAAGATTTACCTTATTTCTTAGAGTCTCGAGTTGAGCCGGGCTCACCTTTGGTTGGGCGCACTATCACGGAAAATAATTTACGAGCATTAAGAAAGCTGTTCCTTGCCGAAGTCGTTCGTGATGGCGTGACCGTACCGTCAGTTGGGCCTGATTTTGTTCTCAACGCAAAAGACCGATTGTTGTTTTGTGGTGATGTTGAAAGCGTTGCTACGTTGCAAGAGATCCCTGGACTGACGCTCTTTGGTCATCAGCACCTCAATGGCCAAAATTTTATCGAGGTGGTAGTAAGCTCTTCAGCCACGTTCTGTCACAAAACATTGAAAGAGAGTCGATTTCGGGACCGATTCGATGCTGTAGTCGTGGCAATTCGCCGTGGTCATGAACGACTTGAAGGTGGTTTGGGTAACATTACCTTAGCGGCAGGAGATACGCTGGTTTTGGTGCCCGGAAAGCGTTTTGAAACTGAACGTCGAGCCCATCGTAAAGAGTTTGTTCTGGTTAACGATTTGGATTCCAGCGCACGTTTGGATGCCAATAAATCGGCATTAGTGCTTATTGGCTTTTCCGCTGTGATTGCCTTTGCTCTATTGGAGTTGGTGCCAATTATTAAAGGTTTGGCGGTTTATCTTATTGCTCTGCTCGCGTTTGGTGTCATTCAGCTTTCTGAGCTGCGTCGTCGTTTCCCAATCGATATTGTGGTGATTGTTGGTTCTGCGTTATCTATCGCTCAACTGATGATTTCCTCTGGACTGTCCGTACGAATGGGCGACATGTTTATTGAAGCGTTCAATGGTTGGGGTGTGTTTGGTGCGTTGGTGGCAACCTACATCATGACCTTAGTATTGACTGAGCTTGTAACCAACAATGCGGCAGCGGCGCTGTCTTTCCCTATTGGCTATAGCATGGCGGTAGGTTATGGCGTTGACCCTATGCCTTTCATCATGGCGGTGTTATTTGGTGCTAGCGCAAGTTTTATTTCTCCTTACGGATACCAAACCAATTTGTTGGTGTACAGCGTAGGGAATTACAAATTGACCGATTATGTGCGAATTGGCGTGCCGATTTCCATCGTGTATTCAGTGTTAGTACTGACGCTGATTCCGGTCTTCTTTCCGTTTTAA
- the cysN gene encoding sulfate adenylyltransferase subunit CysN: MNSAVEAQLAELGIEGYLTQHQYKSLLRFLTCGSVDDGKSTLIGRLLHDSKQIYEDQLAAVHSDSQRVGTTGEKPDLALLVDGLQAEREQGITIDVAYRYFSTQKRKFIIADTPGHEQYTRNMATGASTCDLAVILVDARKGVLDQTRRHSFISNLLGLKHFIVAINKMDLVDYSQERFEEIRDEYLEFSENLEGETDIQIIPISALEGDNVVDKGQNLSWFEGPSLLELLENVDVDQEKGAGDFRFPVQYVNRPNLDFRGFAGTISSGSVKVGDAIKALPSGKTSTVERIVTFDGDVQEAQAGLAVTLTLNDEIDISRGDLIVLESAQVESTNHLLADVVWMTEQPLQPGRDYDIKIAGKKTVGHVEAIRHQYDINNLSTHSAPELPLNGIGLCEWSLNESVAIDNYQECADTGGFIIIDRLTNVTVGAGMVKESLAAVERDLTDVSAFELELNALVRKHFPHWEAKDLSQLLKK; encoded by the coding sequence ATGAACAGTGCAGTTGAAGCTCAATTAGCCGAGCTTGGAATTGAAGGCTATTTAACACAACACCAGTACAAGTCTCTGCTTAGATTCCTGACTTGTGGCTCGGTAGATGATGGTAAAAGTACGTTGATTGGACGTTTGCTCCATGACTCAAAACAAATTTATGAAGATCAATTAGCAGCGGTTCACTCAGACAGCCAACGAGTGGGTACGACAGGTGAGAAGCCTGATTTGGCATTACTAGTTGATGGACTGCAAGCTGAGCGTGAACAGGGTATCACCATTGATGTCGCTTACCGTTACTTCTCGACTCAGAAGCGTAAGTTCATCATTGCAGATACGCCGGGACACGAGCAATACACGCGTAACATGGCAACTGGTGCATCGACCTGTGATCTTGCCGTGATCTTGGTTGATGCGCGTAAAGGTGTATTAGATCAGACTCGTCGTCACTCATTCATTTCTAATCTATTGGGTTTGAAGCACTTTATTGTTGCGATCAACAAGATGGATTTGGTGGATTACTCACAAGAACGTTTTGAAGAAATTCGCGACGAGTACTTAGAGTTTTCTGAGAACCTTGAAGGTGAAACGGACATTCAAATCATTCCAATCTCCGCATTGGAAGGCGATAACGTGGTAGACAAAGGTCAGAACCTGAGTTGGTTTGAAGGCCCGTCGCTACTTGAGTTGCTTGAGAATGTGGATGTTGACCAAGAGAAAGGCGCAGGTGATTTCCGTTTTCCTGTCCAGTATGTGAATCGCCCTAATCTCGACTTCCGTGGCTTCGCTGGCACGATTTCATCTGGCTCGGTGAAAGTTGGTGATGCCATTAAAGCACTGCCGTCTGGGAAAACATCGACCGTTGAACGTATTGTGACTTTTGATGGTGATGTACAAGAGGCGCAGGCTGGTTTAGCGGTAACTCTAACGCTCAACGATGAGATTGATATCAGTCGTGGCGATTTGATTGTGCTGGAAAGCGCGCAAGTGGAATCGACAAACCACTTACTTGCTGATGTGGTATGGATGACAGAGCAACCTCTGCAACCGGGTCGTGACTACGACATTAAGATTGCCGGTAAGAAGACCGTTGGTCACGTTGAGGCGATTCGCCACCAATACGATATTAACAACCTTTCAACTCATAGCGCACCAGAGTTACCTCTCAATGGTATTGGCTTGTGTGAGTGGTCACTCAACGAATCCGTTGCGATTGATAACTATCAAGAATGTGCTGATACCGGTGGCTTCATCATCATCGACCGTCTGACTAACGTTACCGTTGGTGCTGGTATGGTGAAAGAGAGTCTCGCGGCAGTTGAGCGAGACTTAACCGATGTCTCTGCGTTTGAACTTGAGCTAAATGCACTGGTTCGTAAGCACTTCCCACATTGGGAAGCCAAAGACCTGAGCCAGTTACTGAAGAAGTAA
- the cysD gene encoding sulfate adenylyltransferase subunit CysD, which yields MDQQRLTHLKQLEAESIHIIREVAAEFDNPVMMYSIGKDSSVMLHLARKAFYPGKIPFPLLHVDTDWKFREMIEFRDRTAEKYGFELLVHKNPEGLAMGCSPFVHGSSKHTDIMKTQGLKQALNKYGFDAAFGGARRDEEKSRAKERVYSFRDKNHTWDPKNQRPELWKTYNGQVNKGESIRVFPLSNWTELDIWQYIYLENIEIVPLYLADKRPVVERDGMLIMVDDERMELQPGEVIEEKSVRFRTLGCYPLTGAIESEANTLTGIIEEMLVATSSERQGRAIDHDQSGSMELKKRQGYF from the coding sequence ATGGACCAACAACGTTTAACTCACCTTAAACAACTCGAAGCGGAAAGTATTCATATTATCCGTGAAGTTGCTGCTGAGTTTGATAACCCAGTCATGATGTATTCGATTGGTAAAGACTCCTCAGTCATGCTGCATCTTGCACGCAAAGCCTTTTATCCGGGCAAAATTCCATTCCCTTTACTGCACGTAGACACGGATTGGAAGTTCCGCGAGATGATTGAGTTTCGTGATCGTACCGCAGAGAAATATGGCTTCGAGCTTTTGGTTCATAAGAACCCAGAAGGTCTTGCAATGGGGTGTAGCCCTTTTGTACACGGGTCTTCTAAGCATACAGATATCATGAAAACTCAAGGTCTTAAGCAAGCTCTGAATAAGTACGGTTTTGATGCGGCATTCGGTGGAGCACGTCGTGATGAAGAAAAATCTCGTGCTAAAGAGCGTGTTTATTCTTTCCGCGATAAGAACCATACCTGGGATCCTAAAAACCAGCGTCCTGAACTTTGGAAGACATACAACGGTCAGGTGAACAAAGGGGAAAGTATTCGCGTATTCCCGCTTTCAAACTGGACTGAGCTAGATATCTGGCAATACATCTATCTAGAGAACATTGAGATTGTCCCACTTTACCTTGCTGACAAGCGTCCAGTTGTTGAACGTGATGGCATGTTGATCATGGTGGACGATGAACGTATGGAGCTTCAACCTGGTGAAGTGATTGAAGAGAAGAGTGTTCGTTTCCGTACGCTTGGCTGTTACCCACTGACGGGGGCCATTGAATCTGAGGCAAATACGCTGACGGGCATTATTGAAGAGATGTTGGTGGCAACCTCAAGTGAACGTCAAGGGCGAGCGATCGACCACGATCAGTCTGGATCGATGGAACTTAAGAAACGCCAGGGTTACTTCTAA
- the cobA gene encoding uroporphyrinogen-III C-methyltransferase translates to MAVKDSVTTFPINRPRLVSDNQAADLPRFSKQSLQSGEVALVGAGPGDPELLTLKALNCLQQADVILYDYLVSDEIMALIPSETILVCVGKRAGHHSVPQEKTNQLLVDFAKQGYKVVRIKGGDPFVFGRGGEELEVLADAGVRFQVVPGITAAAGATAYAGIPLTHRDYAQSALFVTGHLKEESDDMDWSTLARGNQTLVIYMGLMKSHYIQNQLIKHGRAASTPIAIIERGTQIQQKVFSGDLSQLSELSKKAQAPSLIVVGEVVRLSQKLDWFLSSTEINKSAIARSI, encoded by the coding sequence ATGGCAGTTAAAGATTCAGTAACGACTTTCCCAATCAATAGGCCTCGGCTGGTTTCGGATAACCAAGCTGCCGATCTTCCGCGTTTCAGCAAACAATCTCTTCAATCTGGTGAAGTCGCCCTTGTAGGTGCAGGTCCGGGTGACCCTGAACTATTGACGTTAAAAGCACTTAACTGCCTGCAACAAGCTGACGTCATACTTTACGATTATCTGGTTTCTGACGAGATCATGGCGTTAATTCCAAGCGAAACCATTTTGGTTTGCGTGGGTAAACGTGCAGGTCATCACAGCGTGCCGCAAGAGAAGACCAATCAACTGTTGGTGGATTTTGCTAAGCAAGGTTACAAAGTAGTGCGCATTAAAGGTGGCGATCCATTTGTGTTTGGGCGTGGTGGCGAAGAGTTAGAAGTCTTGGCTGATGCGGGCGTGCGTTTTCAAGTTGTGCCAGGTATTACAGCTGCTGCGGGTGCGACGGCTTATGCAGGGATTCCATTGACTCATCGTGATTACGCGCAATCGGCCTTATTTGTTACCGGTCATCTCAAAGAAGAAAGCGACGATATGGATTGGTCGACACTTGCACGCGGTAATCAAACTTTAGTGATCTACATGGGTTTGATGAAATCACACTATATTCAGAATCAGCTCATCAAACATGGTAGGGCGGCCTCAACACCTATCGCCATCATTGAACGTGGCACTCAAATTCAACAAAAAGTTTTCTCGGGAGATTTATCCCAACTATCTGAATTATCTAAAAAAGCTCAGGCTCCTTCTTTGATCGTTGTCGGTGAAGTTGTGCGTCTGTCTCAAAAGTTGGACTGGTTTTTGTCTAGTACTGAAATCAACAAAAGTGCTATTGCCAGATCCATATAA